A single genomic interval of Nycticebus coucang isolate mNycCou1 chromosome 21, mNycCou1.pri, whole genome shotgun sequence harbors:
- the DNAJC5 gene encoding dnaJ homolog subfamily C member 5 has translation MADQRQRSLSTSGESLYHVLGLDKNATSDDIKKSYRKLALKYHPDKNPDNPEAADKFKEINNAHAILTDATKRNIYDKYGSLGLYVAEQFGEENVNTYFVLSSWWAKALFVFCGLLTCCYCCCCLCCCFNCCCGKCKPKAPEGEETEFYVSPEDLEAQLQSDEREATDTPIVIQPVSATETTQLTADSHPSYHTDGFN, from the exons ATGGCAGACCAGAGACAGCGCTCACTTTCTACCTCTGGGGAGTCACTCTACCACGTCCTCGGACTGGACAAGAATGCAACTTCAGATGACATTAAAAAGTCCTATCG GAAACTTGCCTTGAAATATCACCCCGACAAGAACCCTGATAACCCAGAGGCCGCAGACAAGTTCAAGGAGATCAACAACGCCCACGCCATCCTGACGGACGCCACCAAAAGGAACATCTACGACAAATACGGCTCCCTGGGGCTCTACGTGGCTGAGCAGTTTGGGGAGGAGAACGTGAACACCTACTTCGTGCTCTCCAGTTGGTGGGCCAAG GCCCTGTTTGTTTTCTGTGGCCTCCTCacctgctgctactgctgctgctgcctgtgcTGCTGCTTCAACTGCTGCTGTGGGAAGTGCAAGCCCAAAGCGCCCGAGGGTGAGGAGACAGAGTTCTATGTGTCCCCCGAGGACCTGGAGGCACAGCTGCAGTCTGATGAGAGGG AGGCCACAGACACGCCAATCGTCATACAGCCTGTGTCTGCCACTGAGACCACCCAGCTCACGGCTGACTCCCACCCCAGCTACCACACTGACGGGTTCAACTAA